A genome region from Triticum aestivum cultivar Chinese Spring chromosome 2B, IWGSC CS RefSeq v2.1, whole genome shotgun sequence includes the following:
- the LOC123039373 gene encoding uncharacterized protein DKFZp434B061 encodes MSAALERKLSIQPGRRTSGKAEHQLKPIASPSPSLCASQMSRRLKPQVSVRSRDARSVYDDHRRRERDGPLLARVDSGRSSRTAMPQLHQRTPEPRLSRLASNRSSRVAEPRLHPSTPEQRLPRVASYRSSRVAEPRLRRSTPEQLLSRVASNRSSRVAEPRLRPSTPEQRLSRLASNRSSRVAEPRLRPSTPEQHISRVASNRSSGVAEPRRGVSRGRAPRADRSDRHSRLRGSSGRGDHSSSPPSSSSPERSSRRRSVSRAPSSHGRATVRGVGAYGSSTRRYSRRLESGLSMGVRSCRGSERAGRGAATPRQSSSSSGEAVTISSRIRPTRELTERRVHESEETGERSLRRRQRKEGAVGGSTSMGWSSRRPRRALDPITSGSTYSSSSSAAASPSPSTSPTAPTSTSAPSASSCSSSVSAPRRGSALPEHGFKEASSASRSRRRRERQERREGRLRMFKEKLALVFHHRHDHHHHHHIGGERSGSPVSRRDRRGNNSKSPWSYLGGLGGMFHRSIGHAAKKTHDAKKIHDAKKNNDAKKNQDEKKKTTSRTVVPVPSPAKKRGGGQTHSLFGALVKHKLGTRKAPARAPTARAGTQSRMQVNKMHWWQLLRQQHARAQGKGRPPRRLGQGKAP; translated from the coding sequence ATGTCTGCTGCTCTTGAGAGGAAGCTCTCGATCCAACCAGGCCGCCGGACAAGCGGCAAAGCCGAGCATCAACTGAAGCCGATCGCGTCGCCCAGCCCCAGCCTCTGCGCCAGCCAGATGTCCCGGAGGCTGAAGCCGCAGGTCTCGGTGAGAAGCCGGGACGCCCGCAGCGTGTACGACGACCATCGCCGCCGCGAGAGGGACGGTCCTCTCCTTGCTCGCGTCGACTCCGGCCGCTCGTCAAGAACCGCGATGCCGCAGCTCCATCAGAGGACTCCGGAGCCGCGCCTTTCCCGCCTCGCCTCCAACCGCTCATCCAGGGTCGCCGAGCCACGGCTCCATCCGAGCACTCCGGAGCAGCGCCTTCCCCGCGTCGCCTCCTACCGTTCGTCCAGGGTCGCCGAGCCACGGCTCCGTCGGAGCACTCCGGAGCAGCTCCTTTCCCGCGTCGCCTCCAACCGCTCGTCCAGGGTCGCCGAACCACGGCTCCGTCCGAGTACTCCGGAGCAGCGCCTTTCCCGCCTCGCCTCCAACCGTTCGTCCAGGGTCGCCGAGCCACGGCTCCGTCCGAGCACTCCGGAGCAGCACATTTCCCGGGTTGCCTCCAACCGTTCGTCCGGGGTCGCCGAGCCACGGCGCGGTGTGTCAAGAGGTCGCGCTCCGCGCGCCGACCGTAGCGACAGGCATAGCAGGCTGCGCGGGAGCTCTGGACGTGGTGATCattcgtcgtcgccgccgtcgtcgtcctcgCCAGAGCGGAGCAGCAGGCGCCGCTCCGTGTCCCGCGCCCCGTCGTCGCATGGTCGCGCCACGGTGCGAGGAGTGGGAGCGTATGGCTCCTCGACGCGTCGTTACAGCAGGAGGCTGGAGTCTGGGTTATCCATGGGCGTGAGGTCATGCCGCGGCTCCGAGCGGGCCGGACGCGGCGCGGCCACGCCGAGGCAGTCGTCGTCGAGCAGCGGCGAGGCGGTCACGATAAGCAGCCGCATCAGGCCGACCCGGGAACTCACAGAGCGCCGCGTACACGAATCTGAAGAAACAGGAGAACGGAGCCTTCGGCGGCGACAGAGGAAAGAAGGTGCCGTCGGTGGCAGCACCAGTATGGGCTGGTCAAGCCGCCGGCCGCGGCGAGCGCTGGACCCAATCACCTCCGGCAGCACGTACAGCAGCAGCTCGTCAGCTGCCGCTAGCCCGTCTCCCTCCACCAGCCCCACGGCGCCAACATCAACATCGGCCCCTTcagcttcttcctgctcctcgtcGGTGTCAGCGCCGCGGCGAGGCAGTGCGCTGCCGGAGCACGGATTCAAGGAGGCGTCGAGCGCGTCAAGAAGTCGCCGGCGCCGGGAAAGGCAGGAGAGAAGGGAAGGGCGGCTACGAATGTTCAAGGAGAAGCTCGCGCTGGTGTTCCACCACCGCCAcgaccatcaccaccaccaccacatcggTGGCGAGCGCTCCGGCAGCCCCGTGTCCAGACGCGATCGCCGCGGCAACAACAGCAAGTCGCCGTGGAGCTACCTCGGTGGCCTCGGCGGCATGTTCCACCGCAGCATTGGCCACGCCGCAAAGAAAACCCACGACGCAAAGAAAATCCACGACGCAAAGAAAAACAACGACGCAAAGAAAAACCAGGACGAAAAGAAAAAGACCACGAGCCGGACGGTGGTGCCGGTGCcttcgccggcgaagaagcgcggcGGGGGGCAAACGCACTCGCTGTTCGGCGCGCTGGTGAAGCACAAGTTGGGAACGCGGAAGGCACCAGCGCGAGCTCCGACGGCGCGCGCGGGTACCCAGAGCAGGATGCAGGTCAATAAGATGCACTGGTGGCAACTGCTGAGGCAACAGCACGCCCGGGCACAGGGTAAGGGCAGGCCTCCTCGTCGTTTAGGACAAGGGAAAGCACCGTAG
- the LOC123041940 gene encoding uncharacterized protein has protein sequence MARFFGRLWDRAQGKLDVVRICEKVFDELAVLNAEKNAKLLDVKNLHVATLMVYNSINKQLVGPHKDPPCMQVVKEKAEGFRDKGITQQEFRELIMEWVRMDLRLVLANKAVVAVLAAPLLAVTAKKAGRQVPRMRDAVDKVPTPLLFVVFSAGLMLLQDIRAGKQ, from the exons ATGGCGCGCTTCTTCGGCCGCCTGTGGGACAGAGCTCAAG GCAAGCTGGATGTTGTGAGGATATGTGAGAAGGTGTTCGACGAACTGGCCGTCCTCAACGCCGAGAAGAACGCCAAGCTCCTGGACGTCAAAAATCTCCACGTCGCCACCCTCATGGTTTACAA CTCCATCAACAAGCAGCTGGTGGGGCCTCACAAGGACCCTCCATGCATGCAGGTCGTCAAGGAGAAAGCGGAG GGCTTCCGCGACAAGGGGATAACGCAGCAGGAGTTCCGGGAGCTGATCATGGAGTGGGTGAGGATGGACCTCCGCCTCGTCCTCGCCAACAAGGCCGTGGTGGCCGTCCTGGCGGCGCCGCTGCTCGCCGTCACGGCCAAGAAAGCCGGCAGGCAGGTGCCGAGGATGAGGGACGCGGTTGACAAGGTGCCCACGCCGCTGCTCTTCGTCGTCTTCTCCGCCGGGCTCATGCTCCTGCAGGACATCCGGGCAGGCAAGCAGTGA